In Oceaniferula flava, one genomic interval encodes:
- a CDS encoding redox-sensing transcriptional repressor Rex, with product MERLEIPQKSIYRISLYSRCLERLEANGHEMVSSAALAAAAGVKSSQLRRDLAYFGAFGTRGRGYPVQALRLAIHEGLGRAKLQPVIMVGAGNLGRALLRYDGFKKEGYDILAAFDSDSEKLSEKSIPVPLFPSEEIASFARQHHVKMAILCVPAAHAQEAVNVLVEAGIQGVLNFSPAVLQVPADVTVNNVDLALELENLSYFVRK from the coding sequence GTGGAAAGGTTAGAAATACCGCAGAAGTCGATCTACCGGATCTCGCTCTACAGCCGCTGTCTCGAGCGGCTGGAGGCGAATGGTCATGAGATGGTCAGTTCGGCAGCTCTGGCGGCCGCCGCAGGCGTGAAATCCTCCCAGCTGCGTCGCGACTTGGCCTACTTCGGGGCTTTTGGCACCCGAGGCCGAGGTTATCCGGTGCAAGCTCTGCGCCTGGCCATTCACGAAGGTTTGGGGCGTGCGAAGCTCCAGCCGGTGATTATGGTGGGTGCCGGGAACTTGGGGCGGGCCCTGCTGCGCTACGATGGTTTCAAGAAAGAAGGTTACGACATCCTCGCTGCTTTCGACTCGGATTCCGAAAAATTGTCCGAGAAAAGCATCCCTGTGCCACTTTTTCCCTCGGAGGAGATTGCTTCCTTCGCCCGCCAACACCACGTGAAAATGGCAATCCTCTGTGTGCCCGCCGCGCATGCCCAGGAGGCGGTGAATGTACTGGTGGAGGCCGGCATCCAAGGCGTGCTTAACTTTTCCCCGGCCGTGCTCCAGGTGCCTGCGGATGTCACCGTGAACAACGTCGACCTCGCCCTGGAGTTGGAAAATTTGAGCTATTTCGTGCGCAAATAG
- a CDS encoding RNA polymerase sigma factor, with protein sequence MGDPNDKDMVETSSELVERAISEFESPLIGYAKTIVHDLDRARDVVQDTFIRLYQQDAGKVNDGLKSWLFTVCRNRALDVLRKEKRMVPTDEDLLAAQDSGTDSPATITVAQERVEQVKACISKLPENQATVILLKFEKGYSYQEISDQTGLSTGNVGFLIHTGMKRLRSILPDDLK encoded by the coding sequence ATGGGCGATCCAAACGACAAAGATATGGTGGAAACCAGCTCAGAACTGGTCGAACGGGCGATCTCGGAATTCGAGTCCCCCCTGATCGGCTACGCCAAGACCATCGTGCATGATCTTGATCGCGCTCGCGACGTGGTTCAGGACACCTTCATCCGCCTCTACCAGCAGGACGCAGGCAAGGTGAACGACGGCTTGAAGTCCTGGCTGTTTACCGTCTGCCGCAACCGCGCTCTCGATGTGCTGCGGAAGGAAAAACGCATGGTCCCCACCGATGAGGACCTGCTGGCCGCCCAGGACAGCGGCACCGATTCTCCCGCCACCATCACCGTGGCGCAAGAACGGGTCGAGCAGGTGAAAGCCTGTATTTCCAAGCTCCCGGAGAACCAGGCCACAGTGATTCTGCTCAAGTTCGAAAAAGGCTACAGCTACCAGGAAATCAGCGATCAAACCGGGCTGAGCACCGGCAATGTGGGCTTCCTGATCCACACCGGCATGAAGCGCCTGCGCTCCATCCTTCCCGACGACCTCAAATAA
- a CDS encoding VWA domain-containing protein: protein MKIDVNDPRITAFALGELTGSEAVEIARAMHSDPRIRRAVDEVRETASLLHGTLGDGANEFLTPEQRKTVRSAGGGPVIEDIASGQVPFWKRPAVVGIGAAAAVAIGLFLSQRSGHQPQPRDLADGGNGMDWSQVDMENLSSPAVVDGSGGDVAPAPNSDPESTARSVASAISEDTDRYRRELTRRINQQDLQSPLPMPELEEADWKNIGSGSSSFEVPVASGASSWPLLRRYVTERKTLPPARAIRIEELVNHFGYRPPSMLKGNGLVADFELCQTPWNPATILLAVHLGAASAQPPTAAAVVDFNPDNVKRARLLGYAGVKPGMAAAPAGPGKLSRSHGNYVIYELQPNEAATGAISEAATLVTLRLGTQPEDLLNMTGGQVQAWTAASADLRFASTVTATGMLLSETSARGKLDAGELLSMVDVIEQNDLGPFPDARGEALELLKAIAALLAQGE, encoded by the coding sequence ATGAAAATCGACGTTAATGACCCACGCATCACCGCTTTTGCACTAGGCGAACTGACCGGCAGCGAGGCTGTTGAGATCGCACGGGCGATGCACTCAGACCCACGCATTCGCCGTGCGGTGGACGAGGTGCGGGAAACGGCCTCCCTGCTGCACGGCACGCTGGGAGATGGAGCCAATGAATTTCTTACCCCGGAGCAGCGGAAAACGGTTCGCAGTGCCGGCGGGGGACCGGTGATCGAGGACATCGCCAGCGGCCAGGTGCCATTCTGGAAACGCCCGGCCGTGGTCGGTATCGGCGCGGCTGCGGCCGTGGCGATCGGTTTGTTCCTCAGCCAGCGCAGTGGCCACCAGCCGCAGCCAAGAGATCTCGCCGACGGCGGGAATGGTATGGACTGGAGTCAGGTGGATATGGAAAACCTCAGCTCGCCAGCCGTGGTCGATGGCTCGGGTGGCGATGTCGCACCAGCACCGAACAGCGACCCAGAGTCCACGGCTCGCTCGGTGGCCTCGGCCATCAGTGAAGATACCGATCGCTACCGCCGAGAACTGACCAGACGGATCAATCAGCAGGATTTACAATCCCCTTTGCCGATGCCCGAGCTTGAGGAGGCGGATTGGAAAAACATTGGCTCCGGCAGCTCCTCCTTTGAGGTGCCTGTGGCGTCCGGCGCCTCCAGCTGGCCGCTACTACGGCGCTATGTCACCGAGCGGAAAACGCTGCCGCCAGCACGCGCTATTCGCATCGAGGAGCTGGTGAACCACTTTGGCTACCGCCCACCCAGCATGCTGAAGGGGAATGGGTTGGTCGCGGATTTCGAGCTTTGTCAAACACCCTGGAACCCCGCCACCATCCTGCTGGCCGTGCACCTTGGAGCCGCCAGCGCTCAGCCACCGACTGCCGCTGCGGTGGTGGATTTCAATCCTGATAACGTCAAACGTGCGCGTTTGTTAGGTTATGCCGGGGTGAAGCCGGGCATGGCCGCTGCACCGGCGGGGCCTGGCAAGCTATCGCGCTCGCACGGGAACTATGTGATCTACGAGCTGCAGCCGAATGAAGCCGCTACGGGTGCCATCTCGGAGGCGGCAACGCTCGTCACGCTGCGTCTCGGAACTCAGCCTGAGGACTTGCTGAACATGACAGGAGGTCAGGTGCAGGCATGGACTGCCGCCAGTGCGGACCTGCGCTTCGCATCCACTGTCACCGCCACCGGGATGCTGCTGTCGGAGACTTCAGCGAGAGGAAAGCTGGATGCAGGAGAACTGCTCTCGATGGTGGACGTCATTGAGCAAAACGATCTCGGCCCATTTCCTGACGCCCGTGGCGAGGCGCTTGAGTTGCTCAAGGCGATTGCCGCACTTTTGGCCCAGGGCGAATAG
- the map gene encoding type I methionyl aminopeptidase, with product MAKKIRIPIKTPADIRKMRVACETASEILQLCAKAVAPGKTTGEIDAYAAELIKERGCKSAFLGYRGFPGNICISRNEEVVHGIGSDTVIQEGDIMKIDVGITKGGWIGDNATTVPAGEIDLETKRLLCATEQSLYEAIDHARNGVLLADLCGSVEAHVKKFNFTVVKEFVGHGVGRNLHEEPQVPNFRPHGRSPKLRPGMVLAIEPMVNAGVPDVTILDDGWTVITNDRKYSSHFEHTVLVTEGKPDILTARPREATEELLGISMSDA from the coding sequence ATGGCCAAAAAAATCCGAATCCCGATCAAGACTCCAGCCGACATCAGAAAGATGCGCGTCGCCTGTGAAACCGCCAGTGAGATCCTCCAGCTCTGTGCCAAAGCCGTGGCACCTGGGAAGACCACCGGTGAGATCGATGCCTACGCGGCCGAGCTGATCAAGGAGCGCGGCTGCAAAAGTGCCTTCCTCGGCTACCGTGGATTCCCTGGCAATATCTGTATTTCCCGAAACGAGGAAGTGGTGCACGGAATCGGCTCGGACACCGTGATCCAAGAGGGCGACATCATGAAAATCGACGTCGGCATCACCAAGGGCGGCTGGATCGGCGATAACGCCACCACCGTGCCGGCCGGCGAAATCGATCTGGAAACCAAACGTCTGCTCTGTGCGACGGAACAATCACTTTACGAGGCCATCGATCACGCCCGCAACGGTGTGCTGTTAGCTGACCTCTGTGGTTCTGTGGAAGCGCATGTGAAGAAGTTCAATTTCACCGTGGTGAAGGAATTTGTCGGTCACGGTGTGGGACGAAATCTGCACGAAGAGCCGCAGGTGCCGAACTTCCGACCACACGGTCGTTCTCCCAAGCTGCGACCGGGCATGGTGCTCGCCATCGAACCGATGGTGAACGCCGGGGTGCCGGATGTCACCATTCTCGACGATGGCTGGACCGTCATCACCAACGATCGCAAATACTCTTCTCACTTCGAGCACACGGTGCTGGTGACCGAAGGAAAACCGGACATTCTCACGGCGCGTCCGCGCGAAGCCACGGAGGAGTTGTTAGGCATTTCCATGAGCGATGCCTAG
- a CDS encoding NAD-dependent epimerase/dehydratase family protein produces MPSLLIAGHGFLGAALKDEFNAAGWEVTTLSRSEDADICCDLTCSDQVMAIAGDYDVVIQCASSGGGGEEKYRQVYLESAKHLIARFPASSLIYVSSTSVYAQEDHSEVCEASVAAPKTATGKILKQTEDLVLAAGGRVARLSGLYGPGRCHIVKNLLAGKARLDGEGERVMNFVHRADAASALRLIAEQPGSGDVLYNVSAGSCTQRQCYQALADHFGLPLSESAATTDQPRKRGNSSKYVRCTHLEALGWQPRYPDFLSMALACLPEEHD; encoded by the coding sequence ATGCCTAGTCTGCTCATCGCCGGTCACGGCTTTCTAGGCGCTGCGTTGAAAGATGAATTCAACGCGGCTGGCTGGGAGGTGACCACCCTTAGCCGCAGTGAGGACGCCGACATCTGCTGCGATCTCACCTGTTCCGATCAGGTGATGGCTATTGCCGGCGACTACGATGTGGTCATCCAGTGCGCCTCCAGTGGCGGTGGAGGCGAGGAAAAGTATCGGCAGGTTTATCTGGAATCTGCGAAGCATCTGATCGCACGCTTTCCAGCGAGCTCGTTGATCTACGTCTCCAGCACCTCGGTCTATGCCCAGGAAGACCACAGTGAGGTTTGTGAAGCCAGTGTGGCTGCACCGAAAACGGCCACCGGGAAAATTCTGAAGCAAACCGAGGATCTGGTGCTGGCGGCCGGAGGTCGGGTCGCTCGACTCTCAGGCCTCTACGGGCCGGGGCGCTGCCACATTGTCAAAAACCTGCTCGCAGGAAAAGCTCGGCTCGATGGCGAGGGCGAGCGTGTGATGAATTTTGTGCATCGAGCCGATGCCGCGTCAGCGCTGAGACTGATCGCGGAACAGCCCGGCAGCGGCGATGTTCTCTATAACGTCTCCGCCGGTTCCTGCACCCAGCGGCAGTGCTATCAGGCACTGGCCGATCACTTTGGCCTGCCGCTGTCAGAAAGCGCAGCAACCACGGACCAGCCGAGAAAACGGGGCAATAGCAGCAAATACGTGCGCTGCACCCACCTGGAAGCGCTCGGCTGGCAGCCACGCTACCCGGATTTTCTGTCTATGGCCCTGGCCTGTCTGCCGGAAGAGCACGATTGA
- a CDS encoding fatty acid desaturase: MPTQPSAPQPGTSDSGKVRHVAWCLLPHLLFVLLALGVWLSGWWMVLPLAFLLVVVPLLDTVTGWQDTGEFEKGSFGPLALSVLHWNTRLYALGYIGTVVWLAMHIERFSPLELGLLLPSVSLIGGIAFAACHELLHGKERMDQFCQRITTTFIFYPHYKLIHIRSHHVHAGTDHDENTAWMNESIYAYIIRTIPGSMLRSWQMEAKRSGFFSNKMVTYAVGQVAILLLMWLIAGPWGFLFYITHVVGSHFVLEAVNYIQHYGLLREKVEETGKFEKTGAEHSWDTYHFFSSFVTFRVGHHSYHHLAVKPYYLLATEEKAPKLPAGYFWTIAVVLLPPWWRKVAHARLGVE, from the coding sequence ATGCCCACCCAACCATCTGCACCGCAGCCAGGAACCTCTGATTCTGGAAAAGTCCGCCACGTTGCGTGGTGTTTATTGCCTCACCTTCTGTTTGTTCTCCTGGCCCTTGGGGTCTGGTTGAGCGGCTGGTGGATGGTGCTGCCTTTGGCTTTTTTACTGGTGGTGGTTCCATTGTTAGATACGGTCACTGGCTGGCAGGACACCGGAGAGTTTGAAAAAGGAAGCTTTGGCCCTCTGGCGCTGTCGGTGCTCCACTGGAACACGCGACTCTACGCCCTGGGCTACATCGGCACCGTGGTTTGGTTGGCGATGCATATCGAGCGCTTCAGCCCATTGGAGCTTGGCCTTTTACTTCCCTCGGTGAGCTTGATCGGAGGGATTGCCTTTGCCGCCTGCCACGAGCTGCTGCATGGCAAAGAGCGGATGGATCAATTTTGTCAGCGGATCACCACCACCTTCATTTTTTACCCCCACTACAAGCTCATCCACATTCGCAGTCACCACGTTCATGCTGGCACTGACCACGATGAGAACACGGCGTGGATGAACGAAAGTATCTACGCATACATCATCCGCACCATCCCCGGTAGCATGCTGCGCTCCTGGCAGATGGAGGCAAAGCGGTCGGGCTTCTTCAGCAACAAAATGGTGACCTACGCCGTGGGGCAGGTGGCGATTTTACTGCTAATGTGGCTGATCGCCGGTCCTTGGGGATTCTTGTTCTACATCACGCACGTCGTGGGATCGCATTTCGTCCTGGAGGCGGTGAATTACATCCAGCACTACGGTCTGCTGCGTGAGAAGGTGGAGGAAACCGGGAAGTTTGAAAAAACCGGGGCAGAACACTCATGGGACACCTATCACTTTTTCTCCAGCTTCGTCACCTTCCGCGTGGGACACCACTCCTACCACCATCTGGCGGTGAAACCTTACTATCTGTTAGCCACCGAGGAAAAAGCCCCGAAGCTGCCGGCTGGTTACTTCTGGACCATCGCCGTGGTGCTGCTGCCGCCATGGTGGCGTAAGGTGGCGCATGCCCGACTTGGGGTGGAATAG
- the uvrA gene encoding excinuclease ABC subunit UvrA: MPPKKRSQNAAQTDVISIKGARQHNLKNLDLEIPLGKFSVITGPSGSGKSSLAFHTLYAEGQRRYVETFSPYVRQFLDRMDKPAVDRIDGIPPAIAIEQKNTIRTTRSTVGTLTELNDYLKLLYPRLAVGYDPKTGEEITPDSPDSILAWCLENLADEQALVVFPVDLPAQGDIADTFEILNQQGYTRIFHGGEIIRTDEAPEKSKAKLSGKSLVVQDRVKITTRNRARLLEAIETSLSLGKGECSIVSTAGKKPSQQDFSTQWKNPNTGFTLRRPTASLFSFNSPLGACEHCRGFGRMIGIDLSKAIPDPSLSIKQGCVAPFQTSRGADCQRDLLRAAKANGIDINTPYFELEEHERRWLMRGERENSEDAWESGEWYGVKGFFDWVETKSYKMHVRVFLSRYRAYTDCPHCNGSRLTPEALCFKIHGQTLPDLWSMPINRLCDWFAEHFDTSKKKSGFDSSTLHALTEVKSRLSYLCDVGLTYLTLDRAANTLSGGEIERVNLTTCLGAALTNTLFVLDEPTVGLHQRDIDQLVRVMNDLRDKGNTVVVVEHEETVMRACDHLIDLGPAAGEHGGEIVAELSGRQAQLKKSLSRFPQSTTLPYLSGQQSISVPKKRRKAKQHLKITGANRHNIKNLDFDLPLGIFTCLTGVSGSGKSTLANDVLYLNLASQLGLTASDEAAPIKNITGSNHIRTVERIDQSPLTRTPRSTPAVHSGAFEAIRQLFTMTPEAKAQKLKPGYFSFNSGDGRCQRCLGNGFEKVEMQFLSDLYITCPECEGKRYHQKTLEYEYDGRNIAETLSLTATEAVAAFEAESHSGKEATLRKKIQSALQPLIDVGLGYLRLGQPLNTLSGGESQRLKLCGVLAESGTKKKAAGEAKTRLLILDEPTTGLHFTDIERLLEVFHRLADAGHTLLVIEHNLDVIRACDHIIDLGPGPGVDGGEIVFTGTPDQILKKKTETAKALNPSTQSTKKILKNSVHSVKNNNSIVISGAREHNLKDISVEIPRDELVVVTGLSGSGKSTLAFDIVFAEGQRRFLDSMSPYARQFAGQLEKPDIDRITGLPPTVAIAQRVSRGGGKSTTGTVTEIYHFLRLLYAKLGIQHCPESGEPVISQTAEAIELQIEKLRKKHKNLLILAPLIRSRKGYHTDVAAAAARRGTKQLLVDGQLINTADFEPLTRYKVHDIFAVCDSSEEALKMGKGHCSVLLKPSDSELIAFSTARVSPVTGKSFEDPDPHHFSFNSHRGWCPRCRGYGTINAGASKRVKTDQYNSALEAEIHETLANNDPDARVPCPDCQGSRLREDSRHVLIKGHPIYAINALSVTEAAELLETWKFADREQLLARDILPEIIQRLHFLDHVGLGYLQLDRSADTLSGGESQRIRLAAQLGSNLRGVLYVLDEPTIGLHPRDNVKLLDTLAALRDRGNSLLVVEHDDETIARASHLIELGPGAGVLGGEVTYDGKPPETTSAPAVMKEDHPRRSLPKVSAKSGWMKLTGCRANNLKNIDVRIPQARLTVLTGVSGCGKSSLMRGCIAIAAGKTSKAKDRPFDKATGFSKIKHTFEVDQTPIGKTSRSCPATYVKLLDAIRQTFAQLPDARTRGFTASRFSFNNAEGQCPECKGNGRIKLEMDFLPTTWVPCEACNEMRYNPATLEIRYNGKNIGEVLKMNIREAADFFHAHTKIHRTLALLSDTGLGYLQLGQPSPTLSGGEAQRIKLVSELTKGRKSLTKGALQNNNLYLIEEPSIGLHEEDVRKLIDVLHRLVNEGHTVIVIEHHTAIMAEADYIIDIGPEAGEKGGKIVSQGTPEHVAKSKTSRTAPFLDL; encoded by the coding sequence GTGCCACCGAAGAAACGTAGTCAGAATGCCGCCCAGACCGATGTCATCAGCATCAAAGGCGCACGCCAACACAACCTGAAAAATCTGGATCTCGAGATCCCCCTCGGCAAGTTCAGCGTGATCACCGGCCCGTCCGGATCGGGGAAATCTTCCTTGGCCTTCCACACCCTCTACGCGGAGGGGCAGCGGCGTTATGTGGAAACATTTTCTCCCTACGTCCGCCAATTTTTGGACCGCATGGACAAGCCTGCAGTCGATCGCATCGATGGAATCCCGCCCGCCATCGCCATCGAGCAGAAGAACACCATCCGCACCACCCGCTCGACCGTGGGCACGCTCACCGAGCTGAACGATTACCTCAAGCTGCTCTACCCCCGCCTCGCGGTCGGATACGATCCGAAGACCGGCGAGGAAATCACACCCGACAGCCCCGACAGCATTCTCGCGTGGTGTTTGGAAAACTTGGCTGACGAGCAGGCATTGGTCGTTTTCCCCGTCGATCTCCCCGCACAGGGCGACATTGCCGATACCTTTGAAATTCTCAACCAGCAGGGATACACCCGGATTTTCCACGGCGGCGAAATCATCCGCACCGATGAGGCTCCGGAAAAATCTAAGGCCAAGCTTTCCGGCAAGAGCCTCGTCGTTCAGGACCGTGTGAAGATCACCACACGCAATCGAGCCCGATTGTTAGAGGCGATCGAGACCAGCCTGTCACTCGGCAAAGGAGAGTGCAGCATCGTCTCGACAGCGGGGAAAAAACCAAGCCAGCAAGATTTCTCCACCCAGTGGAAAAATCCGAACACCGGCTTCACCCTCCGCCGTCCAACCGCCTCCCTGTTCTCATTCAACTCGCCACTGGGAGCCTGCGAACATTGCCGCGGATTTGGTCGGATGATCGGCATCGATCTCTCGAAAGCCATCCCCGATCCCTCACTGAGCATCAAACAGGGCTGCGTCGCTCCTTTCCAGACCTCGCGCGGCGCCGATTGTCAACGTGACCTGCTCAGAGCCGCCAAAGCCAACGGCATCGATATCAACACGCCTTACTTCGAACTCGAAGAACACGAACGCCGCTGGCTGATGCGTGGCGAGCGCGAGAACTCGGAGGATGCCTGGGAAAGCGGCGAGTGGTATGGCGTGAAAGGCTTCTTCGATTGGGTCGAGACCAAGTCCTACAAGATGCACGTCCGCGTCTTCCTGTCTCGCTACCGCGCCTACACCGACTGCCCTCACTGCAACGGCTCCCGCCTCACCCCCGAGGCGCTCTGTTTCAAAATCCATGGCCAAACCCTGCCGGACCTCTGGAGCATGCCGATCAACCGGCTCTGCGATTGGTTTGCCGAGCATTTTGACACGTCGAAAAAGAAATCCGGCTTCGATTCCAGCACCCTGCACGCCCTCACCGAGGTGAAGTCCCGCTTGTCCTACCTCTGCGATGTCGGTCTCACTTACCTCACCCTCGACCGCGCGGCCAACACCCTCTCCGGCGGCGAAATCGAACGTGTCAACCTCACCACCTGCCTCGGCGCCGCGCTGACCAACACACTTTTCGTCCTCGATGAACCAACCGTCGGCCTGCACCAGCGCGATATCGATCAGCTGGTCCGCGTGATGAACGATCTCCGCGACAAGGGGAACACCGTGGTCGTGGTGGAGCATGAGGAAACCGTCATGCGCGCTTGCGATCACCTGATCGACCTCGGCCCCGCCGCCGGTGAACATGGGGGTGAAATCGTGGCTGAGCTGTCCGGCCGTCAGGCCCAACTCAAGAAGTCGCTCAGCCGCTTCCCGCAGTCGACCACCCTGCCCTACCTCAGCGGCCAGCAAAGCATCAGCGTCCCGAAAAAACGCCGGAAAGCCAAACAGCATCTCAAGATCACCGGCGCCAATCGGCATAACATCAAGAACCTCGATTTCGATCTACCACTCGGAATTTTCACCTGCCTAACAGGCGTCTCCGGATCGGGCAAATCCACCTTGGCCAATGACGTGCTCTACCTCAATCTCGCCAGCCAACTCGGCCTGACCGCCAGCGATGAAGCGGCACCGATCAAGAACATCACCGGCAGCAATCACATCCGCACGGTCGAGCGGATCGATCAATCACCGCTGACCCGCACGCCACGCTCGACCCCCGCCGTGCACTCCGGCGCCTTTGAAGCGATCCGTCAGCTGTTCACCATGACGCCCGAGGCCAAGGCGCAGAAGCTGAAACCCGGCTACTTTTCCTTCAACTCAGGCGACGGCCGCTGCCAGCGCTGCCTCGGCAATGGCTTTGAAAAAGTCGAGATGCAATTCCTCTCCGATCTCTACATCACCTGTCCGGAGTGCGAGGGAAAACGCTACCACCAAAAGACTCTCGAATACGAATACGACGGACGCAACATCGCCGAAACCCTCAGCCTAACAGCCACCGAGGCGGTTGCCGCTTTCGAAGCCGAATCACACAGCGGCAAGGAAGCCACCTTGCGGAAAAAAATCCAATCCGCGCTGCAGCCACTGATCGATGTCGGCCTCGGCTACCTGCGTCTCGGTCAACCACTCAACACCCTCTCCGGCGGCGAGTCCCAGCGACTCAAACTCTGCGGCGTGCTGGCAGAATCGGGGACCAAGAAAAAGGCCGCAGGCGAAGCGAAGACCCGACTACTGATCCTCGACGAACCCACCACGGGCCTGCATTTCACCGACATCGAAAGGTTGTTAGAAGTCTTCCATCGCCTCGCCGACGCCGGCCACACCCTGCTCGTCATCGAGCACAACCTCGACGTCATCCGCGCCTGCGATCACATCATCGACCTCGGTCCGGGACCAGGTGTCGACGGTGGCGAAATCGTCTTCACCGGCACCCCCGATCAAATCCTAAAGAAAAAAACAGAAACCGCCAAAGCCCTCAATCCCAGCACACAGAGTACTAAGAAAATTCTGAAAAATTCTGTTCATTCTGTCAAAAACAACAACTCCATCGTCATCTCCGGCGCGCGCGAGCACAACCTCAAGGACATCTCGGTAGAAATCCCCCGCGATGAATTGGTGGTCGTCACCGGCCTCTCCGGATCCGGCAAATCCACCCTCGCCTTTGACATCGTGTTTGCCGAGGGGCAACGGCGTTTCCTCGATTCGATGTCGCCCTACGCCCGCCAGTTTGCCGGTCAGTTAGAGAAGCCCGACATCGATCGCATCACCGGCCTGCCTCCCACCGTCGCCATCGCGCAGCGCGTCTCCCGAGGCGGTGGCAAATCGACCACCGGAACCGTCACCGAGATCTATCACTTCCTCCGCCTACTCTACGCCAAGCTCGGCATCCAGCACTGCCCGGAATCCGGCGAACCAGTGATCTCGCAGACCGCAGAAGCGATCGAGCTGCAGATTGAAAAGCTTAGGAAGAAACACAAAAACCTCCTCATCCTCGCACCGCTGATCCGCTCGAGGAAAGGTTACCACACCGATGTCGCCGCCGCCGCTGCGCGCAGGGGCACCAAGCAATTGTTAGTGGATGGCCAGCTGATCAACACCGCCGATTTCGAACCTCTCACCCGTTACAAGGTGCACGATATCTTCGCCGTCTGCGATAGCAGTGAGGAGGCTTTGAAAATGGGCAAAGGTCACTGCTCCGTGCTGCTCAAGCCGTCGGACAGCGAGCTCATCGCCTTCTCCACCGCCCGGGTTTCACCGGTGACCGGTAAGTCGTTTGAAGACCCGGACCCTCATCATTTTTCCTTCAACTCACACCGCGGCTGGTGCCCACGCTGCCGCGGCTACGGCACTATCAACGCCGGCGCGAGCAAGCGCGTGAAGACCGATCAATACAACTCGGCTCTCGAAGCGGAAATTCACGAGACACTGGCCAACAACGATCCGGACGCCCGCGTCCCCTGCCCGGATTGCCAGGGCAGCCGACTCCGTGAAGACTCGCGCCACGTGCTGATCAAGGGGCACCCAATCTATGCGATCAATGCGCTCTCCGTCACTGAAGCCGCGGAATTGTTAGAAACCTGGAAATTTGCCGATCGCGAGCAACTTCTGGCACGCGACATCCTGCCGGAAATCATCCAGCGTCTGCATTTCCTCGATCATGTCGGTCTGGGATACTTGCAGCTGGATCGCTCTGCCGACACCCTCTCGGGTGGTGAAAGCCAACGCATCCGCCTCGCCGCCCAGCTGGGATCGAACCTGCGCGGTGTGCTCTATGTGTTAGACGAACCAACCATCGGTCTGCACCCGCGTGACAACGTCAAGCTGCTCGACACCCTCGCCGCCCTGCGCGATCGTGGCAACTCGCTGTTAGTCGTGGAGCACGATGATGAAACCATCGCCCGCGCGTCCCACCTGATCGAGCTCGGCCCGGGTGCCGGTGTGCTCGGCGGTGAAGTGACCTACGATGGCAAACCGCCCGAAACCACCTCCGCTCCGGCGGTGATGAAGGAAGACCACCCACGCCGCTCACTGCCAAAAGTATCTGCCAAATCCGGCTGGATGAAGCTCACCGGCTGTCGGGCCAACAACCTGAAGAACATCGATGTCCGCATCCCCCAGGCACGACTCACTGTGCTCACCGGAGTGTCGGGCTGTGGTAAGTCGTCGCTAATGCGTGGCTGCATCGCGATCGCCGCAGGCAAGACATCCAAAGCCAAGGACCGTCCATTTGACAAGGCCACCGGCTTTTCCAAGATCAAGCACACCTTCGAGGTCGATCAGACACCGATCGGGAAAACCTCGCGCTCCTGCCCAGCGACCTACGTAAAGCTGCTAGACGCGATCAGGCAAACCTTCGCCCAGCTCCCCGACGCCCGCACCCGCGGCTTCACCGCCTCCCGCTTCTCGTTCAACAATGCCGAAGGCCAATGCCCGGAATGCAAGGGCAATGGCAGGATCAAGTTAGAGATGGACTTCCTCCCCACCACCTGGGTGCCCTGCGAGGCCTGCAACGAGATGCGCTATAATCCCGCGACTCTGGAAATTCGCTACAACGGCAAGAACATCGGTGAGGTGCTGAAAATGAACATCCGCGAGGCGGCCGACTTTTTCCACGCCCACACCAAAATCCACCGCACCCTCGCCCTGCTCAGCGACACCGGCCTCGGCTACCTTCAGCTCGGCCAGCCCAGCCCCACGCTCTCCGGCGGCGAGGCCCAGCGGATCAAGCTAGTCAGTGAGCTCACCAAGGGACGGAAGTCACTGACCAAGGGAGCTCTGCAAAACAACAACCTCTACCTAATCGAAGAGCCCAGCATCGGCCTGCACGAAGAGGATGTTAGGAAACTCATCGACGTGCTGCATCGCCTGGTCAACGAAGGCCACACGGTCATCGTCATCGAGCACCACACGGCCATCATGGCGGAGGCCGACTACATCATCGACATCGGCCCGGAGGCGGGAGAGAAAGGAGGCAAAATCGTCAGCCAAGGCACCCCCGAACACGTTGCCAAGTCCAAGACCTCGCGCACCGCTCCCTTCCTTGACCTCTAG